The Terriglobus sp. TAA 43 sequence TGGCGGAGTACAACCGCATCATCGGCAAGCCATCGAACCTGGTTCCTACCGGTCTCGCCAAGCTGCAGCTTGCGGAGATGTATGACTCCGATGGCAAGTCCGCCGACGCGAAGAAGATTTACGCAGAGATCAAGGACAAGGACCCCAAGAGCGCTGCTGCTGAAGTGGCCGGCGAAAAGCTGAACGGCCCCGCCGCCCGCTAAGTTACACCGCAAAAAGGAACACCGCATGGCGGCTCCCGAAAAACCATCGGCAACACTGGCAGAGTTGATTCGTCGACGCTCCAGCGCCGGAAGGCCAAAGGAGCCGCCATCGCCGTCTACGGCAAAGCCCCCGGTGGCGGATCGCTTGGGGCAGTTTGGACTGCTGTTTGCCGAGCCTGAAGATGAAGTAGCCGCCCAAAGCGACGAACCGGAGACACTCCCCGAAGCAACAGAATCGAAGCCTTCTGAGCGCAGGCTATGGTCCGTTGCGGAGCTGGTTTCGGCGTTGCGTTTCCGCGTGGAGCGCGAGTATGCGGATGTGTGGGTGGAGGGCGAAATCTCCAACTGCCGCCCCGCGCCCTCGGGTCATCTGTATTTCACGCTGAAGGACGGCGATGCGCAGTTGCCAGTGGTGCTCTTCCGCCGCGAAGCTGCGCTATTGAAATTCAAACCCACAGACGGCCTTAGCGTGTTGGCCCGTGGGCGTGTCAGCGTCTTTGAAAGCCGCGGGCAGTTGCAGTTGATTGCCAACTCGCTGGAGCCGCGCGGCGCGGGCGCGTTGCAGCTTGCCTTTGAGCAGTTGAAAGCAAAACTGCGCGCCGAGGGGCTGTTTGACGAGGATCGCAAACGTCCGCTGCCACCGTTTCCTCGGACAGTTGGCGTGATTACCAGCACGCAGGGCGCTGTGCTGCGCGACATTGCCACGGTGGTGCGGCGACGCCATGCGCGGCTAAATCTCTTGGTGTTTCCCGCAACGGTGCAGGGGCCAACGTGTGGTCCGGATGTGATGCGTGGCCTGCGTTACTTCAATGACGCGCCGGAAGCGCATCGTGTCGACGTCATCCTCATCGCGCGCGGTGGCGGTTCCGCGGAAGATTTGAGTGGATTTAACGACGAGGCCCTGGCGCGGGCCATCGCGAGCAGCGACATTCCCGTTGTCTCTGCGATTGGTCACGAGACGGACTTCACCATTGCCGACTTCGTTGCGGATTTGCGTGCTCCAACACCCTCTGCCGCAGCGGAGATTGTTACCGCCGCGCAACATCGCATTGAAGAGCGTGTGCAGTCGTTGGAAGCGCGGCTGTTCCGGGCAGTTCGTTTCCAGCAGATGCATGCGCGGCAGCGTTTTCTGCGCACATCCGCGGAAGGGGCATTTGCGCGTCTGCGCGATGGGATCAACCGACGCCATCAGCGTGTGGACAGCGCTCGATTCCGTCTGGAGGCGCTTTCGCAACGGCTTTTGCAGATGCGTGCCACACAGCTTCGCCGGGTTTTGGAGCGATTACAGCGGCAGGATGTCCATCGCCGGGTCTTGCTGGCGACGGCGCAACAGCAGCATCTACAGCAGCGGTTGGAGCGCACTGCGGCGGGGATCATGGTCCATTCTCGACAGCGGTTGGAGCGGGCAGGAGCGCGTCTGGAGGCGCTTTCGCCCACGGCTATTCTGGAACGCGGCTACGCTCTGGTGTATCGCGAAGACGGCTCGCTCCTGCGAGACGCATCCACCGCAGCAGCGGGAGAAACCATTACGGCACGCGTGGCGCGCGGTTCCGTCCGAGCCATTGTTAGCGGTAACCCGCGCAATCCTTAATATCTTGATCAACTTTCTCAAATTCCACGCCTAGAATGGATACGGCAGGAATCAGACACGAATGAGAAAGCTCTTCGGAACAGACGGCATCCGCGCCGTTGCAGGACAAGCCCCCCTCGACCCTCGCACCGTCCACGCCGTTGGCGTCGCACTGGCGCATCATATTGCCGCCCCCGGCACGCAGCCGAAGGTCATCCTTGGCATGGACACACGCGAGTCCAGTGAATGGATCGCCGCTGCCATCACCGAAGGTCTCCGCAATGGCGGCGCGGTGGTTGAATCGGCGGGCGTTATCACCACGCCTGCGATTGCGTTTCTTACCCGTGCACACGGCTTCGCAGCGGGCATTGTCATTTCTGCTTCGCACAATCCCTGGCAGGACAACGGCATCAAGGTCTTCGGCCCGGACGGCTACAAGCTGCCGGATGCAACCGAGCTTGCCATTGAGGAAGAGATCTTCCGCCAGTTGGAAGCGAACTCGAACCACTCGTCGATTCACACCTCGGCCCCGGCCGTCGAAGAAGCGGATCGTGCGGAGTATGTGCGTTCGTTGCTCGCCGCAGTACCGGGACTATCGCTGGATGGCAAGCGCCTCGTGGTCGATTGCGCCAATGGCGCCGCATCCGCAGTTGCGCCGCAGTTGTTTGCGGGACTTGGAGGCGAAGTTCGCATCCGCAACGCCAGCCCCGATGGCCGCAACATCAATGTTGAGTGTGGCGCAACCAAGCCTGAAGTTGTAGCGAAGTACGTACTTGAGGACAAGGCAGACATCGGCATCACTTTTGACGGTGACGCGGACCGCGCCATGTTTGCGGATGAGAATGGTCGCGTGATTAATGGCGATGCGGTCATGCTGCTTGCTGCGCGTGATCTGCAGGCGCGCGGATTGCTGCATGACAACACGGTGGTTGCCACAACGATGAGCAACATGGGACTGGAAGCCGCATTGAAGCGCAGCGGCATCCGTATGCTGCGCGCACCCGTGGGCGACAAGTATGTTCTGGAACAGATGAAGGGCACTGGTGCGTCGCTGGGTGGCGAACAGAGCGGCCACATTCTCTTCACGGGCAAATCCACAACGGGTGACGGATTGCTGACAGCGCTGTTGCTGCTGGATATCGTGCATCGCAGTGGAAGTTCGTTAGCTAAGCTGGCGGAGGACCTGAAGACGTTCCCGCAGGTCATCGTCAACGTGAAGGTGCGCGAAAAGAAGCCGCTGGAAGGCATTCCTTCCGTTGCGGAAAAGATTCGTGAAGCAGAAAACGCGCTCGCCGATACGGGACGCGTGGTGATTCGTTACAGCGGAACCGAAGCGCTGGCACGCGTGATGATTGAAGCTGAAGACGAATCTTCCATGAAGCTCCACGCTTCGGCAATCGCGGATGCGATTCGCGCAGAGCTTGGCGTTTAAAGCGCTCTAGGGCGCAGGATACTCAGTCACCTGCGGTGTCTTGCGCGGCTTTGTCTCCGTGCTTCCGCCCGTGTCGTTGATCACGTTGCGGATGGCCCCAAGGTTGTCGAGAGCGACCGTGATCATGTGGTGAAAACGCACCTGCGGTGTGTTCGGTACTTCAATCGCGCGATCCAGTTCCACGTCCGGGTGGCGGAAGACGCTGTAAATGCCCAGGCCCCACGCCTCGTGCTGTTTCACGTTGTCCGCCACTTTGTATGAGGCCCAACCCTTCGCGCCGTTTGTGTCTGTCCATGCAGATTGTGTCGGCGGGTCATAGGGAATTTCGGATTGATAGAAGTAGGTGCGTCCTGCTTCACCATTCCACAGCACCTGGTACCGCTGATGGTGTTCTACGAATAGTCCGTAGATCGTCACGCGATTACCGTTGACGATAAGGCCGTTGTCGCTTTCGTTGATGTTCCAGCCCACTGTACCGGGCTTTCCATGATCGGCGCGCCAGATCCATGTGTGATCCACAATCGTGTCGTTACTGTGGATGACAAGGTTCGCGCTGGTTTTCCCAACGGTCGCTCCGCCAACGCGAAAGAACACATCATGCAGTGAGATCGGGTTCGCCGCATGAGAGCGAACGCTGTGCTGTGTTCCCACTTCGAGCAGCGAAGGTGACTTCTTTTCTCCCGCATCGAACAGCAGTCCGGAGACGGTGATGCCGCCTTCATCCGCAACGATCATCGCTTCTGTTCCTGCTGTTGGGTGCAACGTTGCGAATCCAAGACCGAGTACGACAGTGTTCGCGTGAGTTACGCGCAGTGGCTTATTGAGGTCGTATGTGCCGGGTGTCAGTAGCAGGTGTTTGCCCTGTGCCAGCGCGGTGTTTATCGTGTCTGCGGTGTCGTGTTCAGGATGTGCAATGTAGAAGTGCGACAGCGGGATGGTTCGGCCTGGAGTGTTTCCGTTGTGCCATGTTGCGCCCACGGAATCGTGTTGCAAGGCAGGTACGCGCACAGCCCATACGCCCTTCGCATCGACAAAGAGAAATGGCTTTTCACGCACGATCGGCGTCTTCGCAACCTTCGTGTAGGGCGGTTTCGGCCACTCACCCCCAGGCATGTTGTTTGTGCCAACGAAGACCATGTTCCAGTTCGATCCAGTCCAGCGTTGCCATTCGGTGCTGCGCGAAAGCCATTGTTGTTGCGACCCGGAATCCACGGTTCCATCCACAACGGTATCGCTCATCCATCCGCCGCTGGCCCATCCATGTTGCTGGTGCAGCACCACGTCGCCATGCACGTGCATGCGGCGAAAGAAGATCGCCTGCGATACAGCCCACTGCATGATTCCGTTTGTCGGCGTGACTGAAAATCCTTCGACGCCGCGCCAGAATGTGGTGGTAGCGTTGTTGTTCTTCAACGCAGCATCGGAGTGGACATTGCCATCGATGCGCACATCATTGGGCGATGCACCTGCACCAATGACTTGTGTGTAAAAGCCCACGGGAACAGCCAGGTGATACTGGCCCGGGAGAAAGATGAACGCATAACGGCCGCTGCCGAACTCGCTGTGCTGCTGTTCGGCATAGACTGTGTCGATCTTTGCCTGCATGGTTTCTGCGCTGTCTTTGGGAGAGTAGACGAACACGTTCGGGCCCAGGTCAGGTGCCTTCGCTGTATGCTGCGCAAACGATGAGCCAGTGAACAGAAAAACTGTAGTTGTTGCGAGGATGCGCAGAAGCATTGCGTGAAACTCTCCCAACGAAATGGCAGCGCGCAATTGTTCACGCGCAAGATCGCCTGAGTGTAAATTGCGCGTGCGTTATTCCACCACGACGCGTGGCACGCGATCGCTAATGCCGCACAGAATTTCGTACACGCTGGTGCCTGCGATGCGGGCCTGCTCGTTAGCTCCTACAAACTCCGACCCCATGCTGCCAACCAGAACAACTTCATCACCAATCTTGGTCTGTGGAAGATGTGTCACGTCCACAACCGTCAGGTCCATGGACACGCGGCCCAGAATTGCAGCGCGCCTGCCATGCAGTAGTACGAATCCACCTGCATCTTCGGTCGATGAAGAAAGCCCGCGGCGGAATCCATCTGCGTAGCCCACTGGCAACAGAGCCACCCGCATCGGCCTCCTGGCGATGAACGTCGAGTTGTAGCCAATGGTAGTTCCCACGGTAATGTCGCGCAGGCTCACCACGCGCGTCTTCCATGTCATCACGGGCTGTAGTGAACAGCCGACATGCGCTTCTGGGAAGCCGCCCTCCATGCATAGTTCCAGCGGAAGTGTGTAACCGTACAGTGCAAGGCCCGCGCGCGTCATCGCCTGTGCGCCCAGCATGCCTGCCAGCGCTGGAATCGCGGCGGGCATGTAACCACTATCCGTAGCGGATGTGTTGCCCGCATGGACATAGGCAGGCGCGAGCCCTGCTGCGGCTACTTGTTCCAACGCAAGCCTGAAGTCGCGCATCTGGTGACGGTCCTGCGGATCGTCGGCGATTTCAGTCGACGCAAGATGCGTCATCACACCTTCCAACAGCAGCGGTGAATCTGCGGTGAAGCGCGACAGCAATTGTTGCAGCAAAGCGCCGGGAGCCACTCCCTGTCGCGACATACCGGTATCAATCTCTACGTGCACAGCAAGCGATCGCGCAGGAAGTCTACGTCGCTTTGCCTCTGCTTCCAGCAGATCGAGATGGTACGTCTCCCATACAACCGGCGTGAGAGCGTAATCGAGCACGGAGGCTTCTTCACCAAACCAAACGCTGCACATCACCAGCAGCCGTGGTTGCGGCATGCCCTGCGGCAGAATGCCCAATGATTGCCGCACTGCAACGCCTTCTTCCACGGATGTAACACCAAGCCACTTCGCTCCGGCAGCAGCGAGAATCGGTGCGCATTCCGTAGCGCCGTGGCCATAGGCATTTGCCTTGATGACGGCCAGCATCTCCACCTGCGGCCCCGCAGCGGCCTGCAGGGCGCAGTAGTTGGCGACAAGGCGTGAAACGGAAATCTCCGCCCAGATGGGGCGCGTGTGGCTTGGAAGTACAGATCGCATACGGCTGTTCTGATGCTATCGTTCTGCGATTGCACAGTACAGATCAGTCTGGCTTTGGCTTAGATATCGCGTCGATCACCAGCGTATCCGCGGGTGCTTTCACAGGTTGCAACTTCAGCCCGACTTGTGACTGGATTGCCGTGAACAGTCCTGGCGGAGCGTCTGCAGCGTCACTGGGCGGAGCATCGTCTGGCGCCCATTCCAGCTTCAGGTCGTAGCGTCCCTTCAGCCCTGTCTGGTCAACGATGGGTCGGTTCACGTGGAACTGCAGGATCAGCACAAGCTCGGACATGGCCGTGTTCGTGAGATTTTCCACGCGAAGCCCGGCCGCCTGGCTGTTTCTCTGATCCATCGGGCCGTCGGGTTTGCTCGTGTTCTCGATCATCTTCGAGCCGCCCTTGGCCACGGTCAACGCGAACACCGGTATCTCCCGCTGTTCGTGGTGCAGTTGCAATCCAAAGCGTTCCGCCAGGATCTTTCGCATCAAGGTCTGCACCTGCGTCAGGCTGGGTGAGCCTTCCATGTCCGGGACTCCAGCAACATCCCAGCGCTGCGTCTCGGCCCACGCCGGCATATTGGCAATCTGCACTTTCTGCATGCCATAGCCAATCAGCAGAAGTTGCTGCACAGTGGTGCCCAGCAGCAGCACGCGCCTGCCATCCATGTTGATGTGCTGGCCGCGTGTCTCCGTAGGATCGGTGGCTTTCACCGATGCCACTTCCCAGTCAGGATCGGCATTCGCGGGCATCGCCTTCTGTCCGAATGCTGTGGAAGGAATGCTGCAGAGCATCAGCAAGGATGCGAGCGTGGCAGGCGTGTTCCATCGCCAGATACGAGACAAAGGATTTTCCATAACCGGTTATACGTGTGATCTCCGCTGATGTTCCGTGGGGATGTTTTTGCCTGATAACGGATATGATTCGGCGTCGTTGCGGACTGCATCCAATCGATATGCCCGACAGCCGCAGTTTTGATATGACCACGCTTCCGCTTTCTGACACCTATAAGCTGCTGGCTTCCACGGTTACGCCGCGCCCCATTGCGTGGATCACCACGCTGGACGCTGAAGGCCGCGCGAATGCAGCGCCGTTTTCCTTCTTCAATGTGATCAGTTCCGATCCGCCGTTATTCTGCGTGGGCTTTTCGGCTGCGCCTGACCGCGAAGGGAAGGATACGCTGGCAAACATCCGCGCTTCTGGCGAACTGGTCATCAATCTTGTTTCGGAAGAACTGGCAGATGCAATGAACATTACCGCAACGGATGCGCCGCGTGGGCTGGACGAGCTGGTGATTGCAGGGCTTGAGATTGCGCCGAGCGAAGTTGTACTGCCACCGCGCATTGCGGCATCGCCGGTGTCGATTGAGTGCCGGACGTTTCAATGGATTGAAACCGGTGGATCGTCCACGGTGCTGATCGCGCGCGGCGAACGCTTGCACATTCGCCGCGACGTGTTTGCGAACGAGGAACGGCTCTACATCGATAACGCCAAGCTGGACCTCATCGGTCGAATGGGCGGGGCAGGGGACTACATGCGCACCCGCGACACCTTCACGATCCACCGGATCGCCTGGAAGGACTTTCCACAGAAGTAGCTTCGGCCAGCGCCTGCTTACTTCACAGGGGTCGCTTTGAATTCACCGTCGACGCTGTACTCAATGACATTGACAGTGCCGGCGATGGTGCCGTCGCTGTTCAGCTTGCCGTTGAATTTCAGTGATGCCTGATCGCCCTTGGCCTGCCAGGTGACGTTGCTGCCATCTACGGAACCCACGAAGTCGGACATATCGCCGCAGGCGCCGGTCAGTTTCTTGTCTTCCTGCGTCCATTTGCAGGAGAAATCGCGTTCGTTGCCCATCACGCTAATGTGGACGTTCCACTGTCCGCTCACGGACGGTGCCTGGGCCAGGGCTGCGGTTGAAAACGTGAACAGGAGTGCGGCTGCGATGCGTGTCTGCATTATGGTGTGTTCCTTTCCTCGAACCGAGGGGATGCGAAACCTGCGATTACTGCACCGCATGTTTTCTGACAATACGGATCGGGCGGCTCGGAATGTTCCTTTCGCATCGCAACGAATGCACCTGTGCAAAATTACGCTGTGATATCTCGCAGCAGGCAGTCTGTCGGGGATTCCGATAAAATCAACCCCGTTGCGCACATCGCGCCGTAGAGGAACATAACGATGGCATCCCAGATGGCAAATATCCCCGCGCTGAAAGAGCTGCACGGACAGCTCAGCGCCCGCATGACCAAGGCTGTGGAAGATTTCCGCACCAACCTGCTGGCTGTCCGCACCGGTCGCGCCAGCGTGCACATGCTGGACAACATCCGCGTGGACTACTACGGCAGCGAAATGCCCATCAACCAGCTTGCGCAGTTGTCTGCGCCGGAACCGCAGCAGATTGTGGTGCAGCCTTTCGATGTGGGCACTGTGGGCCTGATTGAAAAAGCCATTCGCACCAGCGGTCAGGGGTTCAACCCCATGCACGATGGCAAGATCATCCGCGTTCCCATTCCTCCCATGACGGAGGAGCGTCGCCGCGATGCCGTGAAGCAACTTTCCGGCATCCTGGAAGATCACAAGACCGCAATCCGTAACATTCGCCGCGACGGCAACGAGAGCGTGAAGAAGTCCTCCAAGGACAAGCTCATCAGCGCTGACGATGAAAAGCGCGCCACGGAAGAGATTCAGCAGATGACCGACGCGCAGATCAAGCAGTTGGACGATATGTTCAAGGTCAAGGAAAAGGAACTGATGACGGTTTGATCCGCCGCCAGTTTCAAACAGCAGAAAGGCCGTTACCTCTAGGAGGTAACGGCCTTTTTCAATCGTTTTCCGCGACTATTCTTCGAGCCGGTAGGTGTATTCCTCAATCACGGGGTTGGTCAGAACCTCATTGGCAATGCGCTCAACCTCGGCCTTGGCGGCGTCGCCGGTTAGGCTGTCGGCGAGGGTCAGCACAAAGTATTTGCCCTGACGGACGGACTCGACCTGCGGGTGGTGCAGGCGGCGGAGGGCGTTGGCAATCGTCTGCCCCTGGGCATCGAGAACCGTGGTCTTCAACGTGACGTAAACATGGGCGCGCATGCCCGGATTATAGCGATTTCGGCCATCTGACGCCTTTTGGTTCTCACCCGAAAGGGTGGTTTGGAGATAGCTGGCGCGGAAGGTAAACTGATCGGGTGTTGCCGAAGCCCTACCCCGGGGCGTATTGTTCCCGGCGACCACACCTTCTCGACAAAGAGGCCCCAAAGATCTTT is a genomic window containing:
- the xseA gene encoding exodeoxyribonuclease VII large subunit, translated to MAAPEKPSATLAELIRRRSSAGRPKEPPSPSTAKPPVADRLGQFGLLFAEPEDEVAAQSDEPETLPEATESKPSERRLWSVAELVSALRFRVEREYADVWVEGEISNCRPAPSGHLYFTLKDGDAQLPVVLFRREAALLKFKPTDGLSVLARGRVSVFESRGQLQLIANSLEPRGAGALQLAFEQLKAKLRAEGLFDEDRKRPLPPFPRTVGVITSTQGAVLRDIATVVRRRHARLNLLVFPATVQGPTCGPDVMRGLRYFNDAPEAHRVDVILIARGGGSAEDLSGFNDEALARAIASSDIPVVSAIGHETDFTIADFVADLRAPTPSAAAEIVTAAQHRIEERVQSLEARLFRAVRFQQMHARQRFLRTSAEGAFARLRDGINRRHQRVDSARFRLEALSQRLLQMRATQLRRVLERLQRQDVHRRVLLATAQQQHLQQRLERTAAGIMVHSRQRLERAGARLEALSPTAILERGYALVYREDGSLLRDASTAAAGETITARVARGSVRAIVSGNPRNP
- the glmM gene encoding phosphoglucosamine mutase, with the protein product MRKLFGTDGIRAVAGQAPLDPRTVHAVGVALAHHIAAPGTQPKVILGMDTRESSEWIAAAITEGLRNGGAVVESAGVITTPAIAFLTRAHGFAAGIVISASHNPWQDNGIKVFGPDGYKLPDATELAIEEEIFRQLEANSNHSSIHTSAPAVEEADRAEYVRSLLAAVPGLSLDGKRLVVDCANGAASAVAPQLFAGLGGEVRIRNASPDGRNINVECGATKPEVVAKYVLEDKADIGITFDGDADRAMFADENGRVINGDAVMLLAARDLQARGLLHDNTVVATTMSNMGLEAALKRSGIRMLRAPVGDKYVLEQMKGTGASLGGEQSGHILFTGKSTTGDGLLTALLLLDIVHRSGSSLAKLAEDLKTFPQVIVNVKVREKKPLEGIPSVAEKIREAENALADTGRVVIRYSGTEALARVMIEAEDESSMKLHASAIADAIRAELGV
- a CDS encoding coagulation factor 5/8 type domain-containing protein — its product is MLLRILATTTVFLFTGSSFAQHTAKAPDLGPNVFVYSPKDSAETMQAKIDTVYAEQQHSEFGSGRYAFIFLPGQYHLAVPVGFYTQVIGAGASPNDVRIDGNVHSDAALKNNNATTTFWRGVEGFSVTPTNGIMQWAVSQAIFFRRMHVHGDVVLHQQHGWASGGWMSDTVVDGTVDSGSQQQWLSRSTEWQRWTGSNWNMVFVGTNNMPGGEWPKPPYTKVAKTPIVREKPFLFVDAKGVWAVRVPALQHDSVGATWHNGNTPGRTIPLSHFYIAHPEHDTADTINTALAQGKHLLLTPGTYDLNKPLRVTHANTVVLGLGFATLHPTAGTEAMIVADEGGITVSGLLFDAGEKKSPSLLEVGTQHSVRSHAANPISLHDVFFRVGGATVGKTSANLVIHSNDTIVDHTWIWRADHGKPGTVGWNINESDNGLIVNGNRVTIYGLFVEHHQRYQVLWNGEAGRTYFYQSEIPYDPPTQSAWTDTNGAKGWASYKVADNVKQHEAWGLGIYSVFRHPDVELDRAIEVPNTPQVRFHHMITVALDNLGAIRNVINDTGGSTETKPRKTPQVTEYPAP
- the alr gene encoding alanine racemase; protein product: MRSVLPSHTRPIWAEISVSRLVANYCALQAAAGPQVEMLAVIKANAYGHGATECAPILAAAGAKWLGVTSVEEGVAVRQSLGILPQGMPQPRLLVMCSVWFGEEASVLDYALTPVVWETYHLDLLEAEAKRRRLPARSLAVHVEIDTGMSRQGVAPGALLQQLLSRFTADSPLLLEGVMTHLASTEIADDPQDRHQMRDFRLALEQVAAAGLAPAYVHAGNTSATDSGYMPAAIPALAGMLGAQAMTRAGLALYGYTLPLELCMEGGFPEAHVGCSLQPVMTWKTRVVSLRDITVGTTIGYNSTFIARRPMRVALLPVGYADGFRRGLSSSTEDAGGFVLLHGRRAAILGRVSMDLTVVDVTHLPQTKIGDEVVLVGSMGSEFVGANEQARIAGTSVYEILCGISDRVPRVVVE
- a CDS encoding TIGR03435 family protein, which codes for MSRIWRWNTPATLASLLMLCSIPSTAFGQKAMPANADPDWEVASVKATDPTETRGQHINMDGRRVLLLGTTVQQLLLIGYGMQKVQIANMPAWAETQRWDVAGVPDMEGSPSLTQVQTLMRKILAERFGLQLHHEQREIPVFALTVAKGGSKMIENTSKPDGPMDQRNSQAAGLRVENLTNTAMSELVLILQFHVNRPIVDQTGLKGRYDLKLEWAPDDAPPSDAADAPPGLFTAIQSQVGLKLQPVKAPADTLVIDAISKPKPD
- a CDS encoding flavin reductase family protein, with amino-acid sequence MIRRRCGLHPIDMPDSRSFDMTTLPLSDTYKLLASTVTPRPIAWITTLDAEGRANAAPFSFFNVISSDPPLFCVGFSAAPDREGKDTLANIRASGELVINLVSEELADAMNITATDAPRGLDELVIAGLEIAPSEVVLPPRIAASPVSIECRTFQWIETGGSSTVLIARGERLHIRRDVFANEERLYIDNAKLDLIGRMGGAGDYMRTRDTFTIHRIAWKDFPQK
- the frr gene encoding ribosome recycling factor — protein: MASQMANIPALKELHGQLSARMTKAVEDFRTNLLAVRTGRASVHMLDNIRVDYYGSEMPINQLAQLSAPEPQQIVVQPFDVGTVGLIEKAIRTSGQGFNPMHDGKIIRVPIPPMTEERRRDAVKQLSGILEDHKTAIRNIRRDGNESVKKSSKDKLISADDEKRATEEIQQMTDAQIKQLDDMFKVKEKELMTV
- the purS gene encoding phosphoribosylformylglycinamidine synthase subunit PurS; the protein is MVAGNNTPRGRASATPDQFTFRASYLQTTLSGENQKASDGRNRYNPGMRAHVYVTLKTTVLDAQGQTIANALRRLHHPQVESVRQGKYFVLTLADSLTGDAAKAEVERIANEVLTNPVIEEYTYRLEE